A single window of Dermacentor albipictus isolate Rhodes 1998 colony chromosome 1, USDA_Dalb.pri_finalv2, whole genome shotgun sequence DNA harbors:
- the LOC139054346 gene encoding mitoferrin-2-like → MEFEDYECLPTSNVVTHMLAGAAAGIMEHCVMYPLDSVKTRMQSLRPSPGGRYTSIPDAFYKMVRHEGALRPVRGMSAVVVGAGPAHALYFSCYEKLKRTISGTEHGTNSPISQGLAGCLATVMHDSIMNPAEVVKQRMQMYNSQFRRCTECFLHVWQHEGARAFYRSYTTQLSMNIPFQCVHFVTYEFMQVVTNKRRAYDPMAHMVSGGVAGAFAAAVTTPLDVCKTLLNTQETSLLKTTHQSQISGLINAATTIYSCCGIKGYFRGMHARVLFQMPGTAISWSVYEFFKANLNRHNPRESEFGSATSIDTAVASVSIGRSGTI, encoded by the exons ATGGAGTTCGAGGACTATGAATGCCTACCGACGTCCAATGTGGTTACCCACATGCTTGCGGGTGCCGCGGCTGGAATCATGGAACATTGTGTTATGTATCCTTTGGATTCTGTCAAG ACTAGAATGCAAAGCCTGCGGCCCAGTCCCGGTGGCAGGTACACCTCAATCCCTGATGCTTTCTACAAGATGGTGCGGCACGAAGGCGCACTCCGGCCCGTCCGGGGCATGAGTGCAGTGGTTGTCGGTGCCGGCCCAGCCCATGCCCTGTACTTCTCCTGTTATGAAAAGCTCAAGCGAACCATCAGTGGCACGGAACATGGAACGAACAGTCCAATTTCTCAAG GTCTTGCAGGGTGCTTGGCCACAGTGATGCACGACAGCATAATGAACCCAGCTGAAG TGGTGAAGCAGCGAATGCAGATGTACAACAGCCAGTTCAGGCGATGCACAGAGTGCTTTTTGCATGTATGGCAGCACGAGGGAGCACGTGCCTTCTACCGGAGCTACACCACACAGCTGTCCATGAACATTCCCTTCCAGTGTGTCCACTTTGTCACCTATGAGTTCATGCAGGTGGTGACCAACAAACGACGCGCCTACGACCCAATGGCGCACATGGTGTCTGGTGGTGTGGCTGGTGCATTTGCTGCAGCTGTCACCACACCGCTGGATGTGTGCAAGACATTGCTAAACACACAAGAGACCTCTCTACTAAAAACCACCCATCAGTCTCAGATCAGTGGCCTCATTAACGCAGCAACCACCATCTACAGCTGTTGTGGCATCAAGGGTTACTTTCGG GGAATGCACGCCCGAGTGTTGTTCCAGATGCCTGGTACAGCAATCTCTTGGTCTGTCTACGAGTTCTTCAAAGCCAACCTGAACAGGCATAATCCAAGAGAAAGTGAATTTGGCTCTGCAACCAGTATAGACACTGCCGTTGCTAGTGTGTCCATAGGTCGTTCTGGCACCATCTAG